The following coding sequences lie in one Aquabacterium olei genomic window:
- a CDS encoding YbgC/FadM family acyl-CoA thioesterase: MSNAAQYSFVHRLRVRWSEVDAQQVVFNGHYLTYLDVAISEYWRVIGLPYPEGLQHVSGDLYMRANSLQYHAPARLDDWLDVGIRCDKVGNSSITIGWGIWAQGRLLVTGEAVYVFTDLATRQPVSVPQSLRDQISAHASERPVHQVRAGSWSEVGEAARAVRLAVFVGEQGIPESEEWDDDDAGAVHVVATNLAGLPLATGRLIYLGQAPGTAKVGRMAVLRSSRGVGLGQLMLESLIGEARQRQISMLALHAQVSAEGFYARLGFIPEGPMFDEVGIPHQRMVLSL; the protein is encoded by the coding sequence ATGAGCAACGCCGCACAGTACAGCTTCGTTCACCGCCTCCGCGTCCGCTGGTCGGAGGTCGATGCCCAGCAGGTGGTCTTCAATGGCCACTACCTCACCTACCTCGATGTGGCGATCAGCGAGTACTGGCGCGTGATCGGGCTGCCGTATCCGGAAGGGTTGCAGCACGTGAGTGGCGACCTCTACATGCGCGCCAACAGCCTGCAGTACCACGCGCCGGCGCGGCTGGACGACTGGCTCGATGTCGGCATCCGCTGTGACAAGGTGGGCAACAGCTCCATCACCATCGGCTGGGGCATCTGGGCGCAGGGCAGGCTTCTGGTCACGGGCGAGGCGGTGTACGTCTTCACCGACCTGGCCACGCGCCAGCCGGTGTCCGTGCCGCAAAGCCTGCGCGACCAGATCAGCGCCCATGCCTCCGAGCGCCCGGTGCACCAGGTGCGGGCCGGCTCGTGGTCAGAGGTGGGGGAGGCGGCCCGTGCCGTGCGCCTCGCGGTGTTCGTCGGCGAGCAAGGCATCCCCGAATCCGAAGAATGGGACGACGACGACGCGGGCGCCGTGCATGTGGTGGCCACCAACCTCGCTGGCCTGCCGCTGGCCACGGGGCGCCTGATCTACCTGGGGCAGGCGCCAGGTACGGCCAAGGTGGGCCGCATGGCGGTGCTGCGCAGCAGCCGCGGTGTGGGATTGGGCCAGCTGATGCTCGAAAGCCTGATCGGCGAGGCGCGGCAGCGCCAGATCTCGATGCTGGCACTGCACGCGCAGGTCAGCGCCGAGGGCTTCTACGCGCGGCTGGGGTTCATCCCTGAAGGGCCCATGTTCGACGAAGTGGGCATCCCGCACCAGCGCATGGTGCTGAGCCTCTGA
- a CDS encoding AMP-binding protein has product MSTIAASTASQPGRSIVNPDGSTNRIWLSSYVEGVPADINADKYQSLSQYFDECINKFRNRPGFVSIGTEMSYDRLDRLVKAFAGWLQSQGVKKGDRVSIMLPNTFQYPICLFAVLRIGAVVVNVNPLYTARELNHQLKDSGAETIIVMETFAKTLQDALPGTNVKRIVLTQIGDLLSDGFLNLKGRALNFVLRKVQKMVPAYSLPGAIWIRDALKAGAGVKLQPVAVRNTDLAFLQYTGGTTGVAKGAMLTHRNVLANCQQALAFAEGQLTDETETVVTPLPLYHIFSLTVNCLIFMALGGRNILIANPRDTKRVMMILKNENFSGITCVNTLYSSFLDDPDFRKRDFSKLKLSIAGGMALQRSIAERWKEVTGNAIVEGYGLTECSPIVTQAPVDISKPGPTFTGSIGVPVPSTEVRCRRDDGSWADLGEPGELCVRGPQVMKGYWNRPEATAEVIDADGWLATGDIAVMDEQGFLKIVDRKKDMILVSGFNVYPNEIEDVVAMHPDVKEVAAVGVPDEVAGERVKVIIVPRDPGLTKEAVIEHCRKYLTGYKIPRIVEFRSTELPKTPVGKILRRELR; this is encoded by the coding sequence ATGAGCACCATCGCCGCCAGCACAGCGTCCCAGCCGGGTCGTTCCATCGTCAACCCCGACGGCAGCACCAACCGCATCTGGCTGTCGTCGTACGTCGAGGGCGTGCCCGCCGACATCAACGCCGACAAGTACCAGTCGCTGAGTCAGTACTTCGACGAGTGCATCAACAAGTTCCGCAACCGGCCGGGCTTTGTCAGCATCGGCACCGAGATGAGCTACGACCGGCTCGACCGGCTGGTGAAGGCCTTTGCCGGCTGGCTGCAGAGCCAGGGGGTGAAGAAGGGCGACCGCGTGTCCATCATGCTGCCCAACACCTTCCAGTATCCGATCTGCCTGTTTGCGGTGCTGCGCATCGGTGCGGTGGTGGTCAACGTCAACCCGCTGTACACGGCGCGGGAACTGAACCACCAGCTCAAGGACAGCGGGGCCGAGACCATCATCGTGATGGAGACCTTTGCCAAGACCTTGCAGGACGCGCTGCCGGGCACGAACGTCAAGCGCATCGTGCTGACGCAGATCGGTGACCTGCTGTCGGACGGCTTCCTGAACCTCAAGGGCCGGGCGCTGAACTTCGTGCTGCGCAAGGTGCAGAAGATGGTGCCTGCCTACAGCCTGCCTGGCGCCATCTGGATCCGTGACGCGCTGAAGGCCGGGGCGGGCGTGAAGCTGCAACCGGTGGCCGTGCGCAACACCGACCTGGCTTTTCTGCAGTACACCGGCGGCACCACCGGCGTGGCCAAGGGCGCCATGCTCACGCACCGCAACGTGCTGGCCAACTGCCAGCAGGCGCTGGCGTTTGCCGAAGGCCAGCTCACCGACGAGACGGAAACCGTGGTCACGCCTCTGCCGCTGTACCACATCTTCTCGCTGACGGTGAACTGCCTGATTTTCATGGCGCTCGGCGGCCGCAACATCCTGATTGCCAACCCGCGTGACACCAAGCGCGTGATGATGATCCTCAAGAACGAGAACTTCAGCGGCATCACCTGCGTGAACACGCTGTACTCGTCCTTCCTCGATGATCCGGACTTCCGCAAGCGCGACTTCTCGAAGCTCAAGCTGTCGATTGCCGGCGGCATGGCGCTGCAGCGCTCCATCGCCGAGCGCTGGAAGGAAGTGACCGGCAACGCCATCGTCGAAGGCTACGGCCTGACGGAGTGCTCGCCCATCGTCACGCAGGCGCCGGTGGACATCTCCAAGCCCGGCCCCACCTTCACGGGCTCGATCGGCGTGCCGGTGCCGTCGACCGAAGTGCGCTGCCGCCGCGACGATGGCAGCTGGGCCGACCTTGGCGAGCCGGGCGAACTGTGCGTGCGTGGCCCGCAGGTGATGAAGGGCTACTGGAACCGCCCGGAAGCCACGGCCGAGGTGATCGACGCCGACGGCTGGCTGGCCACGGGTGACATCGCGGTGATGGACGAACAGGGCTTTCTGAAGATCGTGGACCGCAAGAAGGACATGATCCTGGTCTCGGGCTTCAACGTCTATCCGAACGAGATCGAGGACGTGGTGGCCATGCACCCCGACGTCAAGGAAGTGGCGGCCGTCGGCGTACCCGACGAGGTGGCGGGCGAGCGCGTCAAGGTGATCATCGTGCCGCGTGATCCGGGCCTGACCAAGGAAGCGGTGATCGAGCACTGCCGCAAGTACCTGACGGGCTACAAGATCCCGCGCATCGTGGAGTTCCGCAGCACCGAGCTGCCCAAGACGCCGGTCGGGAAGATTCTGCGACGGGAACTGCGCTAA
- a CDS encoding acetyl-CoA C-acetyltransferase: MNTVRRVAIIGGNRIPFARSNTVYSHVSNQEMLTATLQGLVDRYNLHGERLGDVAAGAVMKHSRDFNLVRESVLSTTLAPETPAYDLQQACGTGLEAIMLVANKIALGHIECGIGGGVDTTSDAPIGVNEKMRKILLEANRGKSTAEQLKTLAKIRPSMLLKPAIPKNGEPRTGYSMGEHAELMAREWGIPREEQDQLACLSHQNLARAYKEGFFADLLTPFKGVSKDNNLREGLTIEKLRSLKPCFDKKVAPGQGTLTPGNSTPLTDGASAVLLGSEEWARERNLPVLAYITFSEVAAVDFFNKKEGLLMAPAYAVPRMLKRAGITLQDFDFYEIHEAFAAQVLCTLKAWEDATYCRDRLGLAQPLGAIDRRKLNINGSSLAAGHPFAATGGRIVASLAKMLAQKGSGRGLISICAAGGQGVVAILER; this comes from the coding sequence ATGAACACCGTTCGTCGCGTCGCCATCATTGGCGGCAACCGCATTCCCTTCGCCCGCTCCAACACCGTCTACTCGCACGTCTCCAACCAGGAGATGCTGACCGCCACCCTGCAGGGCCTGGTCGACCGCTACAACCTGCATGGCGAGCGCCTCGGCGACGTCGCAGCGGGCGCCGTGATGAAGCACAGCCGCGATTTCAACCTGGTGCGCGAGTCGGTGCTGTCGACCACGCTGGCGCCTGAAACCCCGGCCTACGACCTGCAGCAGGCCTGCGGCACCGGCCTGGAAGCCATCATGCTGGTGGCCAACAAGATCGCGCTGGGCCACATCGAATGCGGCATCGGCGGCGGGGTGGACACGACCTCGGACGCGCCCATCGGCGTCAACGAGAAGATGCGCAAGATCCTGCTCGAAGCCAACCGCGGCAAGTCGACGGCGGAGCAGCTGAAGACGCTGGCCAAGATCCGCCCGTCCATGCTGCTCAAGCCGGCCATCCCGAAGAACGGCGAGCCGCGCACCGGCTACTCGATGGGCGAGCATGCGGAACTGATGGCCCGCGAATGGGGCATCCCGCGTGAAGAGCAGGACCAGCTGGCCTGTCTGAGCCACCAGAACTTGGCGCGCGCCTACAAGGAGGGTTTCTTCGCCGACCTGCTCACTCCGTTCAAGGGTGTCAGCAAGGACAACAACCTGCGCGAAGGCCTGACCATCGAGAAGCTGCGTTCGCTCAAGCCGTGCTTCGACAAGAAGGTCGCGCCGGGGCAGGGCACGCTGACGCCGGGCAACTCCACCCCGCTGACCGACGGCGCGTCGGCCGTGCTGCTGGGCAGCGAAGAATGGGCCCGCGAACGCAACCTGCCTGTGCTGGCCTACATCACCTTCAGCGAAGTGGCTGCCGTCGACTTCTTCAACAAGAAGGAAGGGCTGCTGATGGCCCCGGCCTATGCCGTGCCGCGCATGCTGAAACGTGCCGGCATCACGCTGCAGGATTTCGATTTCTATGAGATCCACGAGGCGTTTGCCGCGCAGGTGCTGTGCACGCTGAAGGCCTGGGAAGACGCGACCTACTGCAGGGACCGCCTGGGCCTCGCGCAGCCCCTGGGCGCGATCGATCGCCGCAAGCTCAACATCAACGGCAGCTCGCTGGCGGCAGGCCACCCGTTTGCTGCAACCGGTGGCCGCATCGTGGCCTCGCTGGCCAAGATGCTGGCGCAGAAGGGCTCGGGCCGCGGCCTGATCTCGATCTGTGCAGCGGGCGGGCAGGGCGTGGTCGCCATCCTGGAACGCTGA
- a CDS encoding MaoC/PaaZ C-terminal domain-containing protein, whose protein sequence is MKTIEVHKLPGPIALNLGALRSSSKRPGVVEALPEVMYVRPRVVVEARHVADYAKVCGFTQAHGVPMLYPHMQAFPLAMMLFGSRRFPWPAMGLVHLANSARLLKRIQVGDELRIEVRTGELYAHDKGQAFTLHACALRGGEAVWESTWTLLRLGVRNPRGPRYESALSDPTPLAHQADFYAGAGIGRSYGRVSGDINPIHLSALTARFLGFRKAIAHGMWTKARALATLMPREAVDQAEVVVEFKTPLFLPARVSLWAARDEHGALFEVRNAKGDKPHLRGRVRF, encoded by the coding sequence ATGAAGACCATCGAAGTTCACAAGCTGCCCGGCCCGATCGCCCTGAACCTGGGGGCCTTGCGGTCGTCGAGCAAGCGCCCCGGCGTGGTCGAGGCCTTGCCCGAGGTGATGTACGTGCGCCCGCGCGTCGTGGTGGAAGCGCGCCATGTGGCCGACTACGCCAAGGTGTGCGGGTTCACGCAGGCGCATGGCGTGCCGATGCTGTATCCGCACATGCAGGCCTTTCCGCTGGCCATGATGCTGTTCGGCTCGCGGCGCTTTCCGTGGCCTGCCATGGGGCTGGTGCACCTGGCCAACAGCGCCCGGCTGCTGAAACGCATTCAGGTCGGCGACGAGTTGCGCATCGAGGTGCGCACCGGCGAGCTGTACGCCCATGACAAGGGCCAGGCGTTCACGCTGCATGCCTGCGCACTGAGGGGCGGCGAGGCCGTGTGGGAAAGCACCTGGACGCTGCTGCGGCTGGGTGTGCGCAACCCGCGTGGGCCCCGCTATGAGAGCGCCCTGAGCGACCCCACACCGTTGGCCCACCAGGCCGACTTCTATGCGGGGGCCGGAATCGGGCGCAGCTACGGCCGCGTATCGGGCGACATCAACCCCATCCACCTCTCGGCGCTCACGGCCCGCTTTCTGGGTTTTCGCAAGGCGATCGCCCACGGCATGTGGACCAAGGCCCGCGCCCTGGCCACGCTGATGCCACGCGAGGCCGTCGACCAGGCCGAGGTCGTTGTCGAGTTCAAGACCCCGCTGTTCCTGCCGGCGCGGGTGTCGCTGTGGGCTGCCCGTGACGAGCACGGCGCCCTGTTCGAAGTTCGCAATGCCAAGGGCGACAAGCCCCATCTGCGTGGTCGCGTGCGGTTCTGA
- a CDS encoding 3-oxoacyl-ACP reductase has translation MKDGYIDFANSPMGAKLVNALGLPKPLPLERYQPGQPVVKGSVLVGGGGEPRLLEALASAFQRIGAQTLAHERLPQWVSVANKAGLITGRWGGNGKPGEKVKALVFDATGLTDSTQSDALYWFFHDAARSLLPCGRVIVFGRPPEQCKSPRQAAIQRALEGLTRSLGKELKKGSNAQLVYVAEGAEEQIESTLRFLISPRSAYVSAQVIRIGAPVGTAEIPGDWAKPLAGRKVLVTGASRGIGAAIAEVMAREGADVICLDVPQAKEPLEAVARKLGGKAIAMDIGAEDAPQKLVDAAKADGGWDVIVHNAGITRDKTIANMKEHLWQLVVNVNLSTQERINDAMVSAGALRRGGRIVCVSSISGIAGNMGQTNYAVSKAGVVGMVQACAPIFSEYGITINAVAPGFIETQMTAAIPFAIREAGRRMNSMSQGGQPVDVAETIAWFASPASAGITGNVVRVCGQSLIGA, from the coding sequence ATGAAAGACGGATACATCGACTTTGCCAACTCGCCCATGGGGGCCAAGCTGGTCAACGCGCTCGGCCTGCCGAAGCCGCTGCCGCTGGAGCGCTATCAGCCCGGGCAGCCGGTGGTCAAGGGATCCGTGCTCGTCGGGGGTGGTGGTGAGCCGCGCCTGCTGGAGGCCCTGGCCTCGGCATTTCAGCGCATCGGGGCGCAGACGCTGGCCCATGAGCGCCTGCCGCAGTGGGTGAGTGTGGCCAACAAGGCCGGCCTGATCACCGGGCGCTGGGGTGGCAATGGCAAGCCGGGCGAGAAGGTCAAGGCCCTGGTGTTCGATGCCACCGGCCTGACGGACAGCACCCAGTCGGACGCGCTGTACTGGTTCTTCCACGATGCCGCGCGATCGCTGTTGCCCTGCGGCCGGGTCATCGTCTTCGGGCGGCCGCCCGAGCAATGCAAGTCACCCCGCCAGGCCGCCATCCAGCGTGCGCTGGAAGGGCTGACCCGCTCGCTCGGCAAGGAGCTCAAGAAGGGCAGCAACGCGCAGCTGGTCTATGTGGCTGAAGGCGCGGAAGAGCAGATCGAATCGACCTTGCGCTTCCTCATCTCGCCGCGATCGGCCTATGTGTCGGCGCAGGTCATCCGCATCGGGGCCCCGGTGGGCACGGCCGAAATCCCGGGAGACTGGGCCAAGCCCCTGGCGGGTCGCAAGGTGCTGGTGACGGGCGCTTCGCGCGGCATCGGCGCGGCCATCGCGGAGGTCATGGCGCGTGAAGGCGCCGACGTGATCTGTCTGGACGTGCCCCAGGCCAAGGAGCCGCTGGAAGCCGTGGCCCGCAAGCTGGGGGGCAAGGCGATCGCCATGGACATCGGGGCCGAGGATGCGCCGCAGAAACTGGTCGACGCCGCCAAGGCCGATGGCGGCTGGGATGTCATCGTGCACAACGCTGGCATCACCCGCGACAAGACCATCGCGAACATGAAAGAGCACCTCTGGCAGCTGGTGGTCAATGTGAACCTGTCGACGCAGGAGCGCATCAACGACGCCATGGTCAGCGCCGGGGCCCTGCGCCGCGGCGGCCGCATCGTGTGCGTCTCGTCGATTTCCGGCATCGCGGGAAACATGGGCCAGACGAACTACGCCGTTTCCAAGGCCGGCGTGGTCGGCATGGTGCAGGCGTGCGCGCCGATCTTCAGCGAATACGGCATCACCATCAACGCGGTGGCCCCGGGCTTCATCGAGACGCAGATGACCGCGGCCATTCCGTTCGCGATCCGCGAGGCCGGTCGCCGCATGAACTCCATGAGCCAGGGCGGACAGCCGGTCGACGTGGCCGAAACCATCGCGTGGTTTGCCAGCCCGGCGTCTGCGGGCATCACCGGCAACGTCGTGCGGGTGTGCGGCCAGAGCCTGATCGGTGCCTGA
- a CDS encoding TetR/AcrR family transcriptional regulator — MPAQAPARLSPADTKTRILDAAETLFVAGGFESMSMRQITSAAGVNLAAVNYHFGSKDALIHAVLARRLDSLNEQRLAMLDTFEATLGDRLTCEHVLVALFLPAVRIYRSDVPFADRYLHFLGRAYTDPSPVVRDFINTHYIQILGRFFSAFQRTLPDLERHDLGFRLNFAMGALASILAAGNTQRVIREFTQGSGDNEALILSRLASLMVAALKAPLPGSAETNVFDAIVNTPGVAATH; from the coding sequence ATGCCTGCACAGGCCCCCGCGCGGCTTTCGCCCGCAGACACCAAAACCCGCATCCTCGATGCCGCCGAGACGCTGTTCGTCGCCGGTGGCTTCGAGTCCATGTCGATGCGACAGATCACCAGCGCGGCGGGCGTGAACCTGGCCGCGGTGAACTATCACTTCGGCAGCAAGGACGCGCTCATCCATGCGGTGCTGGCACGTCGACTCGACTCGCTCAACGAGCAGCGCCTGGCGATGCTCGACACCTTCGAAGCCACCCTGGGTGACCGCCTGACGTGCGAGCACGTGCTGGTCGCGCTGTTCCTGCCCGCCGTGCGGATCTACCGCAGCGACGTGCCGTTCGCCGACCGTTACCTGCATTTCCTGGGGCGCGCCTACACCGACCCCTCGCCGGTGGTGCGCGATTTCATCAACACGCACTACATCCAGATCCTCGGGCGTTTCTTCTCGGCCTTCCAGCGCACGCTGCCCGATCTGGAGCGCCACGACCTCGGCTTCCGACTGAACTTTGCGATGGGGGCTCTGGCCAGCATCCTGGCCGCCGGCAACACCCAGCGCGTCATCCGAGAGTTCACGCAGGGCAGTGGCGACAACGAGGCCCTGATCCTGTCCCGCCTCGCTTCGCTGATGGTGGCCGCCTTGAAGGCGCCGCTGCCCGGTTCGGCCGAGACCAATGTTTTCGACGCGATCGTCAACACCCCGGGGGTGGCGGCGACGCACTAG
- a CDS encoding iron-containing alcohol dehydrogenase, producing MATILYLTQIQFEFGAIRLLASECERVGIRRPLVVTDAGVRAAGVLQKALDALPGWPVTVFDQTPPNPTEAAVRAAHTAWQAGRCDGLIAVGGGSSIDLAKGLAIMATHPGPLTTYATIEGGSPRITAQAAPLIAVPTTAGTGSEVARGAIVIVDDGRKLGFHSWNLMPKAAICDPELTLGLPPALTAATGMDAIAHCMETFMAPAFNPPADGIALDGLERAWGHIERATRDGSDREARLNMMSASMQGAMAFQKGLGVVHSLSHSLGGVNPRLHHGTLNALFLPAVIRFNAGAESVRKERRLDRMAHAMGLRAGDEIPDAIRALNARLGLPSGLAELGVQPEWFDRIIQGAMADHCHKTNPRIATEDDYRALLEASM from the coding sequence ATGGCCACCATCCTTTACCTCACCCAGATCCAGTTCGAGTTCGGCGCCATCCGGCTGCTGGCCAGCGAGTGCGAACGCGTCGGCATCCGGCGGCCACTCGTCGTCACCGACGCCGGCGTGCGTGCGGCTGGCGTGCTGCAGAAAGCGCTCGACGCCCTGCCAGGCTGGCCCGTGACCGTGTTTGACCAGACACCGCCTAACCCCACCGAGGCCGCCGTGCGTGCCGCCCACACGGCGTGGCAGGCAGGCCGGTGCGATGGGTTGATCGCCGTGGGCGGTGGCTCGAGCATCGATCTGGCCAAGGGTCTGGCCATCATGGCGACCCACCCGGGCCCGCTGACCACCTACGCCACCATCGAAGGCGGCTCGCCCCGCATCACGGCCCAGGCTGCCCCCTTGATCGCCGTGCCCACCACCGCGGGCACGGGCAGCGAGGTGGCGCGCGGGGCCATCGTCATCGTGGACGATGGGCGCAAGCTCGGCTTCCACTCATGGAACCTGATGCCCAAGGCCGCCATCTGCGACCCCGAGCTCACGCTGGGCCTGCCCCCCGCCCTGACCGCCGCCACGGGCATGGACGCGATCGCGCACTGCATGGAGACGTTCATGGCGCCGGCCTTCAACCCGCCGGCCGACGGCATCGCGCTCGACGGACTGGAGCGCGCCTGGGGCCACATCGAGCGGGCCACGCGTGATGGCAGCGACCGCGAGGCGCGCCTCAACATGATGAGCGCTTCGATGCAGGGCGCCATGGCCTTCCAGAAGGGCCTGGGGGTGGTGCACAGCCTGAGCCACAGCCTGGGCGGCGTGAACCCCCGCCTCCACCACGGCACGCTGAATGCGCTGTTCCTGCCGGCGGTGATCCGCTTCAATGCCGGTGCCGAATCGGTGCGCAAGGAGCGCCGGCTGGATCGCATGGCGCATGCCATGGGTCTGCGCGCCGGTGACGAGATCCCCGACGCCATCCGCGCGCTGAATGCCCGCCTCGGTCTGCCGAGCGGTCTGGCCGAGCTCGGTGTGCAGCCCGAGTGGTTCGACCGGATCATCCAGGGCGCCATGGCCGATCACTGCCACAAGACCAACCCGCGCATCGCCACCGAGGACGACTACCGCGCGCTGCTGGAGGCCTCGATGTGA
- a CDS encoding hemolysin family protein, with the protein MDVSTGSLFLIAILIAASAFFSVAELAVAASRRLRLRQMLAQGEFRAGQVLAVQDQPGDYFTVIQIGQNTVAILGGIVGEGAFSPLIRPWLSSLPITAERADTVSVLVSFVVVTSLFILLSDLCPKRLGMNAPEQVAIRVVGPMRLFLLLFKPIVWFFSRLTDRLFRLFGLPDRRDDAITPDDILAMAQAGADAGVLAAPEHRVIENVIELDTRMVTSAMTARDSVIHFLLDDTEALIKARVAQFPHSTYLVCEGDIDHVLGYVDSKHLLNRALNNQPIDLRAEGLISKVLSVPDRLTLSEMLSQFRHAQEDFAVIVNEYSLVVGIITINDVMSTVMGSLVASLDEEQIVQRDANSWLIDGVTPIQDVLRALDLDRLPHEDEYETLAGFLMVMLRRIPRRTDSVSWGGFRFEVMDVDNFRIDQVMVTREADQAVPAPA; encoded by the coding sequence ATGGATGTGTCTACAGGCAGCCTGTTTCTCATTGCGATCCTGATCGCCGCCAGCGCGTTCTTCTCTGTGGCCGAACTGGCGGTGGCCGCTTCCCGCCGATTGCGCCTGCGCCAGATGCTCGCCCAGGGCGAGTTCCGTGCCGGCCAGGTGCTGGCTGTGCAGGACCAGCCGGGCGACTACTTCACCGTGATCCAGATCGGGCAGAACACGGTCGCGATTCTGGGCGGCATCGTGGGCGAAGGGGCCTTCTCGCCCCTGATCCGCCCCTGGCTGTCCAGCCTGCCAATCACCGCCGAGCGGGCTGACACGGTGAGCGTGCTCGTGTCGTTCGTGGTGGTCACCAGCCTCTTCATCCTGCTGTCGGACCTGTGCCCCAAGCGGTTGGGCATGAATGCGCCCGAACAGGTCGCCATCCGCGTGGTCGGGCCGATGCGGCTCTTCCTGCTGCTGTTCAAGCCCATCGTGTGGTTCTTCAGTCGGCTCACCGACCGGCTGTTCCGCCTGTTCGGGCTGCCTGACCGTCGCGACGATGCCATCACGCCGGACGACATCCTGGCCATGGCGCAAGCCGGGGCCGACGCCGGCGTGCTGGCCGCGCCCGAGCACCGCGTGATCGAGAATGTGATCGAACTCGACACGCGGATGGTCACGAGCGCGATGACGGCGCGCGACAGCGTCATTCACTTCCTGCTCGACGACACCGAGGCGCTCATCAAGGCCCGGGTGGCGCAGTTCCCACACTCGACCTACCTGGTGTGCGAGGGCGACATCGACCACGTGTTGGGCTATGTCGATTCCAAGCACCTGCTCAACCGGGCGCTGAACAATCAGCCCATCGACCTGCGCGCCGAGGGCCTCATCAGCAAGGTGCTCAGCGTGCCGGACCGGCTCACACTGTCCGAGATGCTGAGTCAGTTTCGGCATGCGCAGGAAGACTTCGCCGTCATCGTCAACGAGTACAGCCTGGTGGTGGGCATCATCACCATCAACGACGTGATGAGCACGGTGATGGGCAGCCTGGTGGCCTCGCTGGACGAGGAGCAGATCGTGCAGCGCGATGCGAACTCGTGGCTGATTGACGGCGTGACGCCGATTCAGGACGTGCTGCGTGCGCTCGATCTCGATCGCCTGCCGCACGAAGACGAGTACGAGACGCTGGCCGGCTTTCTGATGGTGATGCTGCGGCGCATCCCGCGGCGCACCGACAGCGTCAGCTGGGGCGGGTTCCGCTTCGAGGTGATGGACGTGGACAACTTCCGCATCGACCAGGTGATGGTGACGCGGGAGGCCGATCAGGCCGTGCCGGCACCTGCCTGA
- a CDS encoding patatin-like phospholipase family protein — MQALSIHAGPKALAHLRTRGLRPGDVRVVPGAAGGPKGLILHHLDRHLFGEWLTQDTPGSLHLVGASIGAWRMAAAAMPQVDQAFTELAAAYIAQRYDPEPPRKAPTPGQISAHFGATLAAFFEGQIGNVVNHPRRRLHVLTARGRQVLTRETPARRAVGFGSLALGNAISRKVVGSFLERTVFSTPGEALPVTLDDLPTRHVALNTGNFLPALQASCSIPFVLEAVHDIPGARAGAHWDGGLVDYHLHWPYAAMSDGLVLYPHFQRQVIPGWLDKGLRWRHGASPMLDNVVLLTPDPQWVATLPGGKLPDRKDFVRLGFDERVQAWRRAVAESARLAHEWADWLAKGCPTDRVKPL; from the coding sequence ATGCAAGCGCTCTCGATCCATGCGGGCCCGAAGGCCCTGGCGCATTTGCGCACTCGGGGCCTGCGGCCGGGCGATGTGCGCGTGGTGCCGGGTGCGGCCGGTGGACCCAAGGGGCTGATCCTGCACCACCTGGATCGCCATCTGTTCGGCGAGTGGCTCACCCAGGACACGCCAGGCAGCCTGCACCTCGTGGGCGCCTCGATCGGTGCCTGGCGCATGGCGGCGGCGGCCATGCCGCAGGTCGACCAGGCCTTCACCGAGCTGGCTGCGGCCTACATCGCGCAGCGCTACGACCCCGAGCCGCCCCGCAAGGCGCCGACGCCCGGGCAGATCAGCGCGCACTTCGGCGCCACGCTGGCCGCCTTCTTCGAGGGGCAGATCGGCAATGTTGTGAACCACCCCCGTCGGCGGTTGCACGTGCTCACAGCCCGCGGGCGGCAGGTGCTGACCCGGGAAACGCCAGCGCGTCGCGCGGTGGGTTTCGGCAGCCTGGCGCTGGGCAACGCGATCAGCCGCAAGGTGGTCGGCTCCTTCCTTGAGCGCACGGTGTTTTCCACGCCGGGCGAGGCGCTGCCCGTCACGCTGGATGACCTTCCGACGCGGCACGTGGCGCTGAACACTGGCAACTTCCTGCCTGCGCTCCAGGCCTCGTGCAGCATCCCGTTCGTGCTCGAAGCCGTGCACGACATCCCCGGCGCCCGCGCGGGCGCGCACTGGGACGGCGGACTGGTCGACTACCACCTGCACTGGCCTTACGCTGCCATGTCCGATGGCCTGGTGCTCTACCCGCATTTCCAGCGGCAGGTGATCCCCGGCTGGCTTGACAAGGGCCTGCGCTGGCGGCATGGCGCCAGCCCCATGCTCGACAACGTCGTGCTGCTGACCCCCGATCCCCAATGGGTGGCCACCTTGCCCGGCGGCAAGCTGCCTGATCGCAAGGACTTCGTCCGACTGGGCTTCGACGAACGCGTGCAGGCCTGGCGCCGCGCGGTGGCAGAAAGCGCACGGCTGGCTCATGAGTGGGCGGACTGGCTGGCCAAGGGATGCCCCACCGATCGCGTCAAGCCCCTTTGA